GACTGAGGAGGGAATAACTGCACAGCTGGGTGGGAAGTGGGCAGAAAAGAGTGAGGAGTGGGGAAGGTTTTGGatcactcttccccccccccttccccaagtgcTCCATTCAGCTTAACTGAGGCAGTTCTGGGGGAGAAATATTCTGGGCCTGTAAAGGGCCGATGAAGATCACTGCCCCCTGGAGCAAATGGGAACCTTAGTAACGTTTTCTGCTGCGGGGAGCACAGGGCACGTCTGTGCTTCCCCTGCTTGGCCCAGTGTAAAAtttcattcttcccttttttcatttattagaagaaaatttcttgttaatttcactaaATTTTCCCCTGTGACatttaccttttattttaaatagataaacagtgaggccaatgaaaccaaacaaaaccaggaGAATCACACTCAGAGCCACCATCCATGGATTCACCCTCGGGAAAAAGGAATCTGAAAAATAAACCCCCAGGATTTGCATTAGTTTGGAGGCAGggacaaaactaattttttttctcttgcatgtaaatatataaatagtCCCCAGCAGGACGTATGTGAAGTAAGAGTGAAAacatggacccccccccccacgctgcaCAAAAGAccaaaacctgattttaaaaattactccaACCAACACAGCTTTAGCACTGATCAACCAGTGAATGAACAGGCCTGGTTTGATTCATGCTATTCAGAGCTTTATTGAGCTGAGGGGCAAATTCTTTGCTCACaaaacctcattgacttcagtggagttatgccagcaaaCAATTTGGTCCTCACTGTTCAGCAACATTCAGAAATTGCAGAAGTCGTTAGAATAGTTTGGTGAGTCACTAATAATTTCCTCAATTATTTCGATGCATCATAATTGCAATGAATCCAAACATTAAGTGCTAGAAATTGATTCATCTTCTTTTGCTGTTCTTGTGTTTATAGCATTTACATCATCTAGCCAGGGTGGGCATTTCAAACATGCCTAAGGCCTTCTCCACACAGGATTTGTGCCCTGGTTTCGTGAAATTGGTGTAACACTCATGCAGTCATTGTTACACTGATTCCACAGCTGACCATGTAAGAGGATTGctccaatttaactaaactgatttacaATTTAAGGTTTTCTCAATCAGCTTAATAGTGTCCTTTATCCATTTAGTATAAATCAGTAAGGAACTAACTTACGCTAAATATATAGGACactgaaactgaaataagagcATTCAAACAAGGGTTTTCATCAATAACTCAGGAGATAATCAGGGCagcttgtgtgtgtagacaaaggCAAAGTGAGTTatgagcacaagtcccactgaatgtCAACAGAAACAAGCCCACATCATTTGGTGACATTTCACTTATAGAAAAGGTAGCAAACAAACGATGGTATAAAAATTGCTACAttcaaaaaaaatcactgaggggAAGttaagtttttaagaacaaactCTTCTCaaaatcagtctctctctcttttttttttaaagtaagagtttcaggagtatCAGAGTGAAGATTAAATTTACATGAAACCCAAAACTCTGATAACTCTGAATGTGCAAAATTAAGGCAATCAGGTTGCCTGAGTTGTGACCCTGTTAAGGTACCAGTTTCTGAACTTCTTTGTTTTTAGGTAGGTTGTAAAATATGCACAACAGATGCTTCAGttctttgtttcctatgttttgttttgtttctgatggaGGTGATTTCAGTGTGTGGGTTTAGCTGGTAACTGACCTGCTATATAAACTGTTGATTCCTTTTCTTGATTGAGAATGGTGTTCCTGATCAAACAGGACAGGTTCTGGTTTGAACGTTCTTTTATAATAATagaattttctgtttcaaacaggcCACTATCCCTGAGGGATTTTGCTTCAGAGAGTGATGGTAATTCTTTCCCACTGAGATCTCGCCATAGAACCTTGGGCTCTGGATACCAACCAGCCGATTGACAAACCATCCGGATCCCTCCATCCTGGTGACTCTCCACAGAGATGAGAGGATTGGAGCCCAAACCTAGAGGAAAATTACGTAAATGTGTGATAAATCAATGGGGTAACTTAACAGCTAAAAAAGGATGAGTGATAGATTGTGGATCCATTACTCCCACTCAAGATCACTTGCTCATGTAGAAGGGATAAATGAACAATGGAATTTCTGAATatcggaagctactagatcgcatgccctgattctcatgggtgactttaattttcctgatatctgctgggagagcaatacagcggtgcatagacaatccaggaagtttttggaaagcgtaggggacaatttcctggcgcaagtgctagaggagccaactagggggggcgcttttcttgacctactgctcacaaaccgggtagaattagtgggggaagcaaaagtggatgggaatctgggaggcagtgaccatgagttggttgagttcaggatcctgacgcagggaagaaaggtaagcagcaggatacggaccctggacttcaggaaagcagacttcgactccctcagggaacggatggccaggatcccctgggggactaacttgaaggggaaaggagtccaggagagctggctgtatttcaaggaatccctgttgaggttacagggacaaaccatcccgatgagtcgaaagaatagtaaatatggcaggcgaccagcttggcttaatggtgaaatcctagcggatcttaaacataaaaaagaagcttacaagaagtggaaggttggacatatgaccagggaagagtataaaaatattgctcgggcatgtaggaatgatatcaggagggccaaatcgcacctgaagctgcagctagccagagatgtcaagagtaacaagaagggtttcttcaggtatgttggcagcaagaagaaagccaaggaatgtgtgggccccttactgaatgagggaggcaacctagtgacagaggatgtggaaaaagctaatgtactcaatgctttttttgcctctgttttcactaacaaggtcagctcccagactgctgcgctgggcatcgcaaactggggaagagatggccagccctctgtggagatagaggtggttagggactatttagaaaagctggacgtgcacaagtccatggggccggacgagttgcatccgagagtgctgaaggaattggcggctgtgattgcagagccattggccattatctttgaaaactcgtggcgaaccggggaagtcccggatgactggaaaaaggctaatgtagtgccaatctttaaaaaagggaagaaggaggatcctgggaactacaggccagtcagcctcacctcagtccctggaaaaatcatggagcaggtcctcaaagaatcaatcctgaagcacttgcatgagaggaaagtgatcaggaacagccagcatggattcaccaagggaaggtcatgcctgactaatctaatcgccttttatgatgagattactggttctgtggatgaagggaaagcagtggatgtattgtttcttgactttagcaaagcttttgacacggtctcccacagtattcttgtcagcaagttaaggaagtatgggctggatgaatgcactataaggtgggtagaaagctggctagattgtcgggctcaacgggtagtgatcaatggctccatgtctagttggcagccggtatcaagtggagtgccccaagggtcggtcctggggccggttttattcaatatcttcataaatgatctggaggatggtgtggattgcactctcagcaaatctgcggatgatactaaactgggaggagtggtagatacgctggaggggagggataggatacagaaggacctagacaaattggaggattgggccaaaaggaatctgatgaggttcaataaggataagtgcagggtcctgcacttaggacggaagaacccaatgcacagctacagactagggaccgaatggctaggcagcagttctgcggaaaaggacctaggggtgacagtggacgagaagctggatatgagtcagcagtgtgcccttgttgccaagaaggccaatggcattttgggatgtataagtaggggcatagcgagcagatcgagggacgtgatcgttcccctctattcgacattggtgaggcctcatctggagtactgtgtccagttttgggccccacacttcaagaaggatgtggataaattggagagagtccagcgaagggcaacaaaaatgattaggggactggaacacatgagttatgaggagaggctgagggagctgggattgtttagcctgcagaagagaagaatgaggggggatttgatagctgctttcaactacctgaaagggggttccaaagaggatggctctagactgttctcaatggtagcagatgacagaacgaggagtaatggtctcaagttgcagtgggggaggtttagattggatattaggaaaacctttttcactgagagggtggtgaaacactggaatgcgttacctagggaggtggtagaatctccttccttagagttttttaaggtcaggcttgacaaagccctggctgggatgatttaactgggaattggtcctgctttgagcagggggttggactagatgaccttcaggggtcccttccaaccctgatattctatgattctatgattctatgaattcccaATACGCATGGACACAGGAAAACatgtgaacaaatatttaaaataatttcactgaatAAGGAGAGATATTGTCCTCTCCACCGAAAAGCAAGGGAGCATTGaacacctttggaaatctggccacttcatttaAATACCTAGTGGAATATGAATTTTTCAAAAAGCCAGATTTTAGTATATTggataaacattttgtttgttctctttttaaatcaatcaatcaatctaaCTGGCTCCATGATTCCTGTGTCAGAGCAGCAGGGCACAAACGCTCGGCCTCATCTGCTAGCAGTAAATACTTaacttgtccctcccccacctttatGTGGCCTCAGCCAATGAGAAAGCTGCAAGTGATTTTGACTGCACTCCTAAATAATCACCAGTAGTGACCACGTCAGAAGGCCTGTACACCTGGCAGTCCCACCTTAGCCATGCCTCAGAACGACGGCAGAGGAATTGGAAGACCAGGGGCCGTCCACACGTGAGAGGCTACTGCAGCGCAGCTTCACCTCTgtggtgcttcagtgtagacactacttacACCAAGGGCAGGACTTCTCCTGGTGTCACAGGTGACAcccctctctgagaggcaggagctaggttgacagaagaattcttctgttgacccagcCCTGCTTGCATGGCGACTTAGGTCAGCTTAGTTTTGTCGCTCATGGGgcgtgtgtttttcacacccctgagtgacctaGTTCAGCAGACCTACTTTTCTCGCGTAAACCAGGCCCATATTTGTCTAGAAgtcttttccctcctttctctccctccttttggAGTTAGTCAAGAACATTTTTTGGGCAAGGAAATCTCTtgaccattctgaaaatgtctttAATAAAACGTTGGGAAAGTTTTCAGCATATTTTCCAAAGTGTCTGAATGTGGTCGTGTGCTGAAATCTAGTCACATTGTGTTACTCTAAAATAATTCACAAGTTGCTAGTCATAGTTGTTGCAgtagaaaagaacaaaaactgCAGCCCAGGCTGAGATAATACAGACAAGAGCTGCTGACCTGCTACCTTCAGTTCCAACAGGGCTTCTTCATAAAAAGAACCATCTTCCACAGAACAGCTGTATTGTCCTTCATCTGAGCGTCTGATATTAAGAATCTGCAAGGAAACATTCCCATCTAGGATGCCAGTTTTCAAAAGCTCCGTCCTTCCATGATAGTCTGGCATCTGCTCTCCATACTGATCCTTTCCTTCATGATACAGGTGCACAACTGAAGTGAACTCAGATCGGAACCATCTCACCTCCATGTTCTCAGCGCTCATCCTGGGGGACAGGTGACAGGGTAACACAATGTTCTCACCCAAAATGGCAGTGACAGGGTGATCAGGACCCATCACTCTGAACTGGGCTGTGAAATACACCAAAGCAAAAAGAGAACAAcctcagagagagaaaataaaacatattCATGACTGATTCAATAGgttcaaactttccaaaaattcaGCCTGGGGCAGACACCTGGTATGCAAATTTCCAGCCTGAACATTGAAAATTTTGCACAGTAAGAAACAActgaaaagggtgggggggaagagttaCATTAATAAGTGACAGGCCAGCTCATGTATAGGTGTCACTGATAACTCCCCATATATTAATTTGACATGCCACAGAGCCATTTCAGTGCCCCGTGAACAGACAGGGTGACCTGAGTATATACACTGTGTACCTGAGCTCTGTGATCTGTTTCGACCCGTCACTATATTTCTGATGTGATTCTCAGCATTGGTTTGAATATGAGAAGGATGAaaagatgaaatcctgactccactgaagtcaacagagatcTCCCAGAATTTCACCCGAATGTTTTGGGACCCAGCTTCTTTGGAGACCACCACCTCTCACCTCGTATGAGGACACAATTTTCATTGAGATCAGCTGAGGTTCTTGAGTTTCCCACATTTGTCCCCCTCCACCTGTATTTAGTGAGACGGGGTCACTGCCAGGACATTTTCAGTCAAGGGTCTTCAACTCTGGGACCCACATGCCTTGACCTCACTGAGCCAAATCACTTCAGCTTTAGGCCAGTTGGCCTTGGTGTCTGAGAAAGGATTGGATCACAGAGGATGCAAGCATGTGAACTAGGATGCTCAGTGTGACCCGAGGTGCGTAGGGCAGCCCACAGTGGAAATGCCAACGTCAGggaaggctgcaaaaaggagagcagcttctcccaaaactggtggtttacactatagttagattcaccaaccagtcacaaactgtgctcctgatcccccacactggttatcaagaaaagaaatcacacagccccctttactGCATctcagtctctggctcccaatcagcaaatAGGTTCAGTACAGTGAGACATTACTGAAAACTCGATTCACTttacaaaatgttcttttaattccCCAAAGGACCAGACACATTACCAGATCAATACTAGTTTGAATCTTACCCAAAagaccatgctgccagccaatcctttagtatctaaaactaaaggttttattAGAAAACAAAAGGAACGAAAGAGAAGAGAGTTGCTAAGCaatcagatagatagatagatatagatagatatgaaTGAAAGAGACTTCAGaatccatatatcaggttcttagcagcacTGGTGAGTTTGCTAGAGCTTGGATGGGtctatcagtcctttgttcaaagtttCAGTTTGTAGGGAAGTTACTCCAGAGGCGAGAAGCAGGACTGCAGACAAAATGGAAAAGATGCAGCTGactttttatatcctttgccatgtggcGTGTAcatcctttgtcccaaacacaaactCACAGCACATGGGCATGAAAAGGTACTTGGAGTCCCCTGTCCATAGGCCTGTCCTTACATGTcctgaaaaacaacaaggagtccagtggcaccttaaagactaagatttatttggggcataagcttttcccaaataaatctgttagtctttaaggtgccaccggactccttgttgtttttgtggatatagactaacacggctacctctctgatacttgtctacatgtcctgctgactcatagccCCGGGCTCCTCTCAGTGGTCCATTCCACAGCTGATTGCCTTTGATGGGACATCAAGCAAGCTGGATAGTGCTGATGCCggtctgtctgggggtgtcacccaaaTGCACAGCACAAGATTGACACACAAATATACCACACATATTTATGTCTCAccatacaaagatgatacataccTATAAACAAGGTTATCATATTTAGTAAATCATGCCTTTTCCACTGATAcctcatatagaatcatagaactggaaccttgagaggtcatcgagtccagccccctgcactcatggcaggaccagcaccacctagaccatccctgacaggtgtttgtctaacctgctcttaaaaatctgcaatgatggagattccacaacctccctacgcAATTGATTCCAGTtcctaaccaccctgacagttaggaagttttcctcaggtccaacctaaacctttcttgctgcaatttaagtctattgcttcttgtcctatcagaggttaaggagaacaatttttctccttcctccttataATAAGCTTTTAGGTATTTCAAAACTGTtaacatgtcccctctcagtcttctctttcccagactgAACAAAAccagttctttcaatcttccctcataggtcatgttttccagacccctaatcatccttgttgctctactctgcactctctccaattttccataacttttctgaaatgtggcacccagaactggacacaatattccagttgaggccgaATCAACGCAGTGTAGAGcagcagaattacttctcgtggCATATCTTGTATAAGATTTATTGCAATTTTGTAATATTGGTATCAATGTTATTATAAATGGTCACCCATATTTCATACAGCCTCACACACAGATACTATAATGATATAAGTGTTTAGATAGAGAAACTGCGTTGCCTCATATGCAGCGGGTGGAGAATTACTCCTCCAGAAGggttggggaggaagtggagACTTATTTACTGATATTGAGCCAATCTGAAATTTGTTTTAGgggtgggtttgggttttttttttggttttggggttttttgttttatttttcctttcagttttgtaCAAAGGAGTGGAATAGGCATGATTTATAAATCACTGCGATGAAACAAATCCTACAACCAGCAGCAGGACCAGTGGGATTCCTACCTGATTCCAGCTTGTGAATGTGATAAGTAATGAAGAAAATGATCaaatgaggcagagaggtgaTCATTGTGGACCTAGGACAGAATGAAAGAACCTTCCTCTTCACTGTAACTTGATCTGGACAACAGgctagggaagagaaaaagaCTTTACCAAAACATGTTTCGCATTCAAATCTGATTTGTTAGAAAAAGGAactattatctgtagttagtgaattgaacggattgtttctggtcaccatgtccttcaagctTTTAGAACTGGTAGacctcatcctctcacaccttgTTTTTAATGATAGGTTGGAAGCGGAAAACtaactttcctgctttttcatctTCCAACTGGTTTCTCAATTTTGAATGGACGAGTCATTGAACTGAGCTAGTTGGGTACattgaaatgaataaaatattttctctgcacttgcagaagagGCTATTGCTGCCAAATGCTGGGTGAGCCCTTCAACAAATTCTGGTTCCACCACTTCGTTgatcttattttctttaaaacttctccagcaaacatgtactgcttgaatgttatacattatatatatgcCTTAGCATCAGTTGTCATAATTTTAATTTGAaagataatttaaattaaatactggtttaaaaaatccattaaagAAAAGCCTCTGatctaaattttcttttaaaaaatcattttttaaagatgaattTTCATCCACCCTGAGTGTCTGACATTTCCTTCAGACCCCATTGCCAAAGAACTACAGCACTTCGAAGATTTACATTAATAGGTGGGATACATGGGTTTGGATGAATTATTGAAGACAGctgaaatttgtttgtctctttcaaaaacagagcagcagcactgCCAACCACAGTATCCAAAAATCAAAAGTCAGTGTAACCCCGGCCCACCCTAACGTGTTCGGTCTGTGTCGTATTGTCCGGTGTTGTGTTGTCTGCAGTGGCACTTGAACAGTTTTTAAAGtgtgggtgctgaaagccagtgaaACTCCCCCAAACTTTTCACCTCATGCCccccttacctctctccatggcctccaccccctcccctcagagctggggctgggaccagggctgtGTCTCCAGGAGTGCAGGGACATAAACAGGGGTcaaggggctgaggctggaggcagacatggggccaggagtggatTCCCCACATGCGGGGCCaggaggggagccccaggcaCGGGACCGGGAGTGGAGCCCCATGTAAAACCTGGGGACGCTGTACTACTCCCCACGCCCCTGCTTCCCATGCCTATGATTGTCTGGTCTTGTACCTTTGATAAGCTGTAAAACTGCATAATTCCTTAATTTTATTAGAGCATCCATGAAGAATGTGGTATTTGGGAACATATGCAAGTTGTAAATTGTTGTGGTTGTTTTgtgctttaaaatgtttgtttctttatgaaaatcaatCCAAAaaatcctctcctccctccccatcatgCACACacataattgaaaaaaaaatcacaattgggTCAAAAAATATAAGTGATTGacttaaaatcaatattttaaaaaatacattttgagttCCTATTTTTTGCCATTTGGTTTCTGAGCCCTGAGTGTGCACTCAGGTCTTAATCTTAAACTTTCCCCTGCAACCATAAAAGCTAGAAATTCATGTTTACTtgaaatgaaatctgagattctcacatcAATTCATAACTAGAGCATTCGGGCTTTCAGAAAATTACCAAATACTGTGagacttaaaataaaaatcacaaaaagttatgagagttgacaacactgcagctggtcaaaaatgtttgaacaaaaataatttttttaatagaaaatggcttttggacttttttttaaaaactgatgttTTCCTATTATTTTAACGTTtctaatttttcaatgaaatgatgctaaattaaaaaaaatatttcaaattgatTCAAAAGGAGAAACCTTTATCAAAtggaataaaaacattttattcgCCCATCCCTTATCCTGTCTCAAAGGAGGAAAGGGagcaaaaatgaaaactgaaaaaaagaaaaactaaaatctAATTTTTTGTTCAATAATACGTGattgaaatttgaaaaataagcaaattgttttaaacaaaaacataattGGTAAATAGCTGTACTCCGATAGGTTTCTTCATGATATTGCCCCTTGAATGGCTTTTCACACAGGAGGAGATAATCTGTTACACAATGTATACATTTCCCTTTTTTAGTATGGCCTGAAGTCCCTACTCAGTGACACTCCTGAACACGGGATCAACTTGAGGCACATGCTCACTTCCCACTGAGTTCAGGAGGAGAAAAGGAGGCAGTTTTCTGCTTCGATTGATTGTGAGCATAATTGTATTTTTTACAAGAACAAAAGGATTCACCCCCTCCCCGCAGTCAAGAGGCAGAAAACTAGACTGATGGCCGCTGGGTTTGGTGCAGGAAATTTTCTGTATTCAAAACAGAGGAAGTTACAGATCTCCCCCAAGAACAGTCTTGGGCCCACTGCTCTTGAAtaaaattcagcaaaacaaagaaatgacGAATTCAACAAGCTGTAAAAGTCTCGTGTTACACTGCTGTGAAAACAATCCGCAATGTATGTGACAGTCCCTCACTTTGAACGTAGATGTACTGTCAAGTTcccagaaagagagaaacaaattcTCACAGGATTATTTACTCCTTGTGTTTTGAATAATCTGTCCCAGCAATAAGGCTGGTGCATTAGACGTTAGAAACAGTCCTTCTGGAGCAAATTAACCCACCTGGTTGGGTCTTCTGAGAAGTTTAACATCTCCCGGGTGTGGCCAGACTTGGCTCctctggctgggacagtcccatgCTCGGTGCCTGTTCCCGTCGGTCACGGAGGCGGCTCAGCTCATTCTGGCGATCGAGGAGCTGCAGTTTTGTCTCGGGGCTTCTCCGGGGAAGGTTGTGAACAGAAACGGGGTTTGCTCCGATCGATAAACGTGCGCTGGGCTCGCAGCCTTCGCCCGGGGACAGTGAAAGTAACACTGGAAATTGCCTCAGTCCAACCCCtgtcccggggtgggggtggggggggagagtctCCTCTTAAAGACACAGCCCCAGTCCCGCAGGGCccccagttgggggggggggggaccggaACTTTGTGTTAAAATTTAACATAAAGGGGGTTTGTTGTTGCGGGAGGgggtttgttttggggttgtttttttactATTTAGTTGACTAGACTCAGCAAAAGCAGGAAGCAGATTCTCTCTGAAATCAGGCCTGGATTCAGGTAACTGGGTCACCTGAACAGCGGACTCTCAGCCCAGTCCGgatttcaaaaagagaaaagcttttgctGAATATCATAAATGGCaaaacccccccccgcccccaaccaacAACAAAGCCCCTTTTGTTAACATAAAGTGACAGTTTCCCACTGAAGATCGTGACCTTCCAAAACAGCAAGGTCATCAGAAGTGATTTGCTCTGTTGTTGCCGCCTGCTGGCCCCGgtctatgagagagacaaggtggaggatgtttgatcttttactggatcaacttctgttggggaaagagacaagctttccagcaacacagacctaaagaagagctcggtgtagctccaaagctcctctctctcaacaacaggagttggtccCGTAAAAGATTTTATCTCCCCCACCTGGTCTGAGTTcaacaaaactcaaacttctgaaaaccaagaaatacagagttaaggtaaaaagaaaaggagtatttgtggcaccttagagaataaccaatttatttcagatgcacaaatccaggttttctcaccctccgccccccccactgctggtaatagcccatccaaagtgaccactctcttcacaatgtgtatgataatcaaggtgggccatttcctgcacaaatcca
This genomic interval from Caretta caretta isolate rCarCar2 chromosome 14, rCarCar1.hap1, whole genome shotgun sequence contains the following:
- the LOC125621570 gene encoding butyrophilin subfamily 1 member A1-like — its product is MITSLPHLIIFFITYHIHKLESAQFRVMGPDHPVTAILGENIVLPCHLSPRMSAENMEVRWFRSEFTSVVHLYHEGKDQYGEQMPDYHGRTELLKTGILDGNVSLQILNIRRSDEGQYSCSVEDGSFYEEALLELKVAGLGSNPLISVESHQDGGIRMVCQSAGWYPEPKVLWRDLSGKELPSLSEAKSLRDSGLFETENSIIIKERSNQNLSCLIRNTILNQEKESTVYIADSFFPRVNPWMVALSVILLVLFGFIGLTVYLFKIKGKHLGEIRKRDTKINDLQSELGNRDTQINDLQSELDWRRNIVCPGNYSSYCIDIQTNVTLDPDTAHPKLVLSEGGKSVRCGDTRQRLPDTPERFDYWECVLGCEGFTSGRHCWEVEVGGWGSWAVGVARESVGRKGVISLSPEGGIWAVEQWGDQFQALTSPETPLTLSQAPSRVWVCLDCDRGQVTFIDAGAEAPIFTFPPGSVPGERIRPWLRVWRGSQLRLRP